AGCGCCCTATCGCGGGTCAGTCGTTTCAAAACCGCGGCGTTCCACTCTGACTATGCGGGTATCATCAGCGGTCTGCGGTACCACGAACGGGAATCACTGGTCATGCAGATGTTGCGGACCCTGTTTGCAGGAACAGCCGTCCCCGAAGACGCGAAACTTATGCTGGCAACGACCAAAGGGGAGATTGACCTGCTCGAACAGAGCATGCTTGAGAACAAGGGCGATGTTGAGGAAGCAATTGTCAGCAGGCTCATCAGCAAGGTGGCCGAACTGACCTCCGCCAAGGGCGGCGGGCTGGTGCTTTCGGCTGCCTGCACGTCATCAGCCGCGGCGGCTGCGCAGGCAGCTGCCATGGTCAGGAACGGACACGCTGACTGCGTGCTCGTGGTTGCCTGCGACAGCGTGACTGAATTTATTGTTTCCGGTTTTTCCTCGCTCATGGCGCTGGACAAACAGCCTGCACGGCCCTTTGACAGGAACCGGGCAGGCCTGAACGTGGGCGAGGCCGCGGCCTATGCGCTTATTATGAGCGAAGAACGCGCGGTCCGCGAGGGCCGTCCTGTTCTCGGGACGATAGCAGGCTGGGGTCTGAGCGATGACGCGAACCACATGACCGGCCCGTCTCGCGAGAGCGAAGGCCTTGTCCTGGCCATCAGGAAGGCGTTTGTGTCCGCCGGCATCCGTCCTGCTGATGTGGGGCTTATCGCCGCGCACGGCACCGGGACCGTGTACAACGACCAGATGGAGATGCGTGCTTTTCGCGCTGTATTCACGGATGGTCCCCGTCCGGTGTATTCCATCAAAGGCGGCATTGGACACACGATGGGAGCGGCGGGGCTCGTGGAGATGCTCATCGCGCAACGCGCGCTCCGGGAAGGGATTGTCCCGCCCACGGTGAACCTGATCGAGGTTGATGACGATGCGCGGGGATGGGCTTCTGACCGACCGCAGCCGGTACGCAGCCGGTCTCTGGCCCTGATGACGAACGCGGGTTTCAGCGGGATCAACACGGCCTTGGTGCTGGATTTATGACGGATGAATAGCATTTTATCAAAAGGGGAAGAATATATCTCGCGGAGGCGCGGAGTTCGCAGAGAAAAGCTTAAAAATATTCTGGTTTAAAGCCAAGACTTAACGGTGTTGTTTTAACTCTGCGTGCTCCGCGTACTCTGCGAGAGACGACCTTTTGGTTCTGGTTTATCCAGGTTAGGAAACAATGTCAATTTCCGTCAACGGCATAGGATGGCTCACCAAAGAAGGCTATGGTTGTATCAGGAGCGAACTCAAGCATGTGTATGAGGCCGGCGAAGGCGCTCTCACCCTGCCGAAGAGGGACATTTTTTCTCATCCCTTTAAAAACTTCGGCCGGCTCGACACCATATCAAAAATGACTGTTTTTGGCGTGAGTCTCGCCCTTCAGGACGCGGGCATCGAATACTCGCCGACAGGGAAACAGGACATCGGGATCGTCGGAACAAATGCAGAGGGTTCACTCCGGTCCGATATCGGGTACTTCCGGGATTATCTTGAGAGCGGGCGTACGCTGTCGCGGGGGAACCTGTTCATTTACACGCTGCCGTCGAGCCCGATCGGTGAAGCAGCCATTCATTTCGGATTTCTGGGGCCGGTTCTGTATGCGGCCGGAGAGAGCAACGCACTGTCAGCCGTGCTCGACGTGGCGACCGAGATGGTCCTTGCCGACGAAGCGCCGGTGATGCTTGCGGGGAAGGCGGAAGCCGATGAGGCACTGTTCTTCGTCCTGCGTCGGGAACGCGATCAGGGCGGTTCGGTCCTCTGTGATGTGGCTGAGGCCCGGGCTCTTGCAGAAACGGGCTCCGATGTAGCAGGATTGGTAAGAAAATTCATAACTTTTCAGCAAAATACGTAACTGCTCAGGTCAAAATATTATCCGCAGATTACACAGATTTCATCACGCCCAGGCGTGACGCTCATCTGCGAAATCTGCGGATAAAAGGGTTTTTCTCTAATGTAACACCCTTCTGGATTCAGATGTGCTGAGTTGTTACGAAAAATCATACGAATGACGGAAAGAAAGGCATAGTGTGAAGATCAGACTCATTTATCCAAAGTGGCCCAAGCTGGAACGGCAGACGGAGTTCCATCTGCCGCCGCACGGCCCGATCTGTTTTGCGGCCACCGTGCCCGGCGACGATGAGCTTGCGTTCACTGATGAACATGTGGAGGCGATCAATTTTGACGAGAAGACGGACCTGGTCGCCATCTCGTGCATGCTCACGTGCCAGATCAAGCGGGGGTGGGAGATCGCCGACCGGTTCCGCGCGAGGGGGATCCCGGTCATCTTCGGCGGCATCGGCGCCATGCTGCATGCCGAAGAAACCAGGATGCATGCCGATTCCGTGTTCCTCGGCGAGGCCGAGGGCCGTTTTGGACAAGTGCTGCAAGACCTGAAGAACAACAGCCTCAAGAAGGTGTATGACTATCAATGGAACTTTCCCGACATGAGCGTGGTCGGGCCGGCGAGGCGGAATATCCTCAACCGGGAGCGATACAACTATCGTGGCGTGCAGATGGTTGATCTCATTCATGCCTCGCGAGGCTGCCGGTTCAACTGTTTCTGCTGCTGTACCCCGTTCCTGGGCGGACGGAAGTTCCGGCCCCGTCCCATCGATGACGTTGTTCGCGAGGTCGCGGCCATTGATAACAACCGTCTGTTCTTCGTGGACAACTCCCTGGCCCAGAACGATCAGTGGGAGAAGGACCTGTTCAAGGCGTTGATCCCGCTCAAAAAGAAATGGGTCTCTCATCCCATCAAGGACGACGACGAGATCCTGGACCTTGCGGCCGAGGCCGGTTGCTGGTATGTGTACCAGGCCATCTTCGACACGTCGGACTACATCCGGAAGCGCGTAAAGCGGCTGCAGGAGCGCGGCATCGGCGTCGAGGGTACGATCATCCTCGGAATGGATGAACAGGATGAGGATTATGTCAAGCGGCTTGTCGATTTTCTGCTCGAGATCAAGCTGGACCTGGCCGAGTTCACGATCCTGACGCCGTTCCCGAATACACCGGTCCGTGATGCGCTCGCGAAGGAGGGCAGGATCCTGACGAACGACTGGAACCAATACACAGGCGGGCAGGTGGTGTATCAACCGGCACTGATGACGCCGACAAAGCTGCAGGACCTGTATTATTACGCCTGGGACACGTTCTACGAGGAAAGCAGTCAGAACCTCAAGATGGCCAAGCTCTTTCTCAAGGTCATTGAAAAGGAGAAGGCGGACGGAACGTACCGGGGGGCAAGTCTCCGGCGCAGGAAATGGCAGCAGGAAGAGATCGCGGAGACGGCCCGATGAAGATACTGCTGATCTCGGCCAATGTGACCCTGTCGCCCTACCCGCTCTATCCCCTGGGGGTGAGCATTATAGCGGCCGTGCTCACGAAGGCGGGTCATACGGTTCACCAGGCTGACTTCCTGCAGCAGAACAACTCGCTTGAGGCGATCGGCCGGGAGGTACGGGAGTTCGGACCCGACCTGGTCGGGATATCGGTGCGCAATATCGACAACGTGAATCTCATGCACGAGCAGTATTACATCCAGAACGTAAAGGACCTCGTGACCACGGTCCGGGGGGCCTCGAACGCGAAGGTGCTTCTGGGAGGAGCGGGGTTCTCTCTTATCCCTGAACTGATCCTCAAAGAGACCGGCGCTGATTACGGCATTATCGGTGAAGGCGAGGTCCTGGCGGTTGAGTTTGCCGACAACGCGGCGAAAGGGATCTACCCGAAGGAGCGCCTCATCGGTTCAGCGACCAGGCTCCCGGGCGCGCAGATCAGTTCTGCCCTCTACGATGAGCGGCTGCTCGAATTTTATCTCCACAGCGGCAATATCGCTTCGATCCAGACAAAGCGGGGCTGTACCTATAAATGCGTGTACTGCACGTATCCCCTGCTCGAGGGCGCGGTGCTTCGCAGGAGGGAACCGCGGGCGGTGGTCGACGACATCGAACTCCTGCGCGACACGTTCAAGACCAAATATGTTTTCTTTGTCGATTCCGTGTTCAATGATGATGAGGGCGCGTATCTCGAGGTGCTCGTTGAAATGGAGAGGCGGAACATCAACATCCCCTGGACCGCATTCATCAAGCCCGGGGGCCTGACCGACGAGATCGTCGCACGCATGAAGAAAACCGGGTTCGCCGCGGCCGAGATCGGCACTGACGCGGCCTGCGATACCACGCTCAGGAAGATGGGCAAGAGCTTTACCTTTGATGACGTCATTGCGTGCAATGAACTTTTCGAGCGCCATGAGATCGCCGCGTCGCATTTCTTCATGTTCGGCGGACCGGGGGAGACCGAGGAGACGGTACAGGAAGGGATCAGGAACATCCTGGCCCTGAAAAAATGCGTGGCCTTCATCTTCATGGGCATACGCATCCTGCCTAATACCCCGCTGGCACGTCTGGCGATCAAGGAAAAGCTCATCGCGCCGGATGAGGGGCTGTTAAAGCCCGTCTACTACCTGTCTCCGGCCGTGGATAAAGAATGGCTCGAGCAAACATTGACCAGGGCCTTTGCCGACGTGCGTCATTGCGTGTTTCCGCCCGATAAAATGGACAACAGCCTCCAGGTCCTCCATAAGCTCGGATACACGGGCCCGATGTGGGACCTGCTGCTTCCCGGGAAGAAACCCAGAGAGAGGATACGGCATGCCGCAAAGTAGCTTACTACCGCGTGACCGCATCTGGTGCGCAGTGCCGGTCTATAATAACCGGGAAACGGTCAGGAAGGTAGCAAAGGAATGCCGCGCCATCCTGCAGCACGTCGTGGTCATCGATGACGGCAGTACGGACGTTGATGTGGCGGGGCTTCTTGCCGGTCTCGACGTGGTTGTTTTGAAACACGGGAAGAATCTCGGCAAAGGTCAGGCGATCCTTACCGCATCACGCTATGTTGAGGACCACGGCGGTCTGTACCTCATCACGATCGATGCCGATGGTCAGCATGTTCCGAGGGATATCGAGAGATTAATCCCGCTCATCAAGGAGGACGAACCAGGTCTTATCATCGGCTGCAGGGATTTTAATACAGAGAACGTCCCTGCATCGAGCCGTTTCGGCAGAGCGTTCGCGAATTTCTGGCTCAAGGTCGAGACCGGTCTGACCGTGGACGATTGCCAGAGCGGTTTCCGAGCCTATCCTGTTCAGTATCTTAATCAACTGCGCTTCAAGGGAAAGCGCTACGATTTTGAAGCTGAGGCGCTTGCCAGGTCGGCCTGGGCAGGGCTCAAACTTAAACCGGTCCCGGTCAGCGTGATTTATCCAAAGCCCGGGGATCGTGTTTCGAGTTTCAAGCCTTTTCTCGACAACCTGCGCCTCACGGGCATACATTCCATGCTTGTGGGCAGGCGTCTCCTTCCCTTGCCGCACAAGAAGCTGGTAAGGGATCTCAATGCATTCGATCTCTCGCTCTGGCGTCATCCGGGAAAGGTTCTCAAAATGCTCCTGCTTGAGAACGCGACACCGGTCGGCCTGGCGATGTCAGGGGCGATCGGCATGTTTCTTGCCGTTCTTCCGCTCCTGTTCGTGCATACGCTCGTGATCCTCTATGTTTCAATGCGACTCAACCTGAACAAGGTCGTGTCTCTCAACATACAGCACCTGGCCATGCCGCCTTTCATTCCTGCATTGTGCATCGAGACGGGATATTATCTTCGGCACGGTCAGTGGCTCACCGAGCTCTCGTTCAGGACGGTGTTTGAACAGTTCTCATCACGTTTGTACGAGTGGTTTCTCGGAGCTCTGATCATTGCTCCTCTGAGCGCTGTCATTATCGGAGGCGTTATTTTTATCGCCGCGACAGTGATCAAACGGGTAAGGTGCGCGAATGTCGCAAAAGAAGGATATTGAGCGGAAGCGGGGCAACCGGCTGGGCTTCTGGTTTTTCCGGACAGCAGTGCGTATCTTCGGCCTCAGGGGGACCTACGGACTGCTCACCATCGTCTGTCTCTACTATCTGGCTTTTGATCATGCGGCAGTTGCCGCGACCAAGGCCTATGTCAGGAGGCGCTTCCCGGACCACGGCGTGCTCCGGCAGCTGTTTGATGTATACTTGCTGTTCGTGAGCCAGGGGAAAAGCCTCATCGACCGTTTCTCCGTGGCCGCCGGCGCACAGGAGATCAGTCTCGAGATCGTCGGATATGAGAAGATCAAAGCGCTCCTGGCAGACGGACAGAAGGGTCTCATTTTGCTGACCGCTCATGTGGGCAACTGGCAGGTGGCGATGACGGCGCTCAGGGGACTTGGACGGACGGTCTACCTGATGATGCGCCCCGAGGACAATGTCGCGGTGAAAGAGGCGCTGAACATCGACAGCGAAAAGGAAACCGTCAGGATCATTTATACCGACGGCGCCATGGGCGGCGTGATAGAAGCCCTGAAGGCCATCAACCGGGGAGACATTGTTTCGATCATGGGAGACCGCACCTACGGATACGGTTCGGTAGAGGCATCGCTGCTCGGCGGGAACGTTCGGTTCCCGTACGGCGCGTTCAGTCTCGCATCCGCAGCGCAATGTCCCGTGGCAGTGCTGCTGTCGGCGAAGGTCGGAGCAACAAAACACGTTACCGATGTCTCGCACGTGATCGATCCTCCCGCGGGAAAGCGGGGAAACAAGGACGCGGAGATTCATGCCTGTGTTCAGGAGTTCGCCCGCGTCCTGGAAGAGTATTCAGTTCGTTACCCCTATCAGTGGTTCGTGTTTCGCGACATGTGGAAGGGGAATATTTAACGAGGCAATGCATCAGTTTGATGAAACAAGAATTCAGAATGAAAAGTGGTCTCACACGAAGGCACACCCTGCACTCGCGTTACCACTCGTAACCGCTGGGTGCAGGCGAAGACACGAAAAAAACAAGTAACTATTCAGGTTGGCCGCAAAAGAACGCAAAGATCTCAAAGAAAAGCTGACATCATGAAGTTCGGTTTTTAAATCTCTCTGCGTTCCTGGAGCCTGCCCTCGAAATGTCTTATCGGGGGTTCTTTCGCGGCTAACAGATTTTGATCTGAGTAGATACAAAAATAAAAAACAATATTACGTGCAAGGAGAACATGATGGAAAAGAACAAAGAGCAGGAACTGGCGGCAATACGAAAAGATCTCAAGGAGATGATCGTCCGTGACCTTTCGCTGGAAGACATCAAGCCGGAGGATATCAAGGACGATGAGGTCTTGTTCGGCGAAGGGCTTGGGCTGGATTCCCTCGATGCCGTCGAGATCGTCGTGCTGCTGCAGCGCAACTTCGGTATGGAAGTGAAGAACATGGATCAGGGGAAAGAGATATTTCATTCCATTGATACCATGGCCCATTTCGTATATGATAACAAAAACAAAGCATCATAATGCTTGATCACAGGAACGTATGAAACGATATTTTATCGTTGCGTGGCTTCTGGTGTTCATTGTTTCCTGCGTCGGCATTGGTACCAGGGAAACCGCAGCACCGATTGGGTCAACCCCGTTAGACCACTTAAGCGAAGGCAGCATGGCGGGGGACAGAGCGAATAAATCCAATTTGACGAGCGGTCTAACGGGGTCAATCCCGCTGGTCACGTTCGTGTTCGACGACGGGAACGATACGGATTATCTGGTTGCAAGGGACATTTTTGCGGAGCAGGGGGCTGTTGCATGCTCGGCGATCACGACGGACTGGATCAACGGACCGGGTTATATGACCGTTGCGCAGATCATCGGGCTCAAGGATGCGGGCTGGGAGATCATGGCCCATACAGCGACCCATCCGAACCTGAGGTCTCTCTCGTCCGCACAGGTCGAAGGTGAATTGTCCCGATCAAAAGCAACGCTCGAAGGTCTGGGGCTGAACATCAAAAACCTCGTCTATCCGTATAACAAGAACAATGAGATGGTAAGGGCGGTTGCGAGACGCTACTATCGTTCAGGACGGGGAGGCAGGAACGCTGTGAATGGGGCAATCGTTGATCCCTATGATCTAAAATCCTATTCAATCAAACATGATCTTGCCGGGATGGAGCGTTTTATCGACCGCGCTTATGCCGGCAGGTCCTGGATCATTTTCTACCAGCATCGGGTGGACATCAAGGTCGCTGTTGAAGAGAGACATGGAAGTTTCATCCCCGGGGAGAAACTAATGTTCAGCCCGTCGGGGGCTCAGGGCAGGTATGAACCGCCGGCCTGGTATTTGTTCTTCGGGTCTTTGTATTTTGTTCCGCTCTCGGGAAGACCGGGGGCGGGGGACACGATCATTGGTGAGTCAAGCGGCGCATCGGCGCGCATCGATCGCATTCTCTACGACGAATGGGCCCAGATCCGCGACATGATACGGTATGTCCGCACGCGCTATCCGGACATGCGGATCGTAACGATCGATCAGGGGCTGGACATTCTGGGTATCGCGCAACAGGCGCCTTTGGCGGCGGAGATTCCGGCACAGCCAGCGTACAGCGCGCGGTAAGCGTACTGAGCTTGTTGCACAAGCCTCCGTTCACCCTTCGACAAGCCCAGGGCGAACGGGTACGACTATTGATATTGCCAGATTTATTCCGTTCGTGCTGAGCCTGTCGAAGCACAAAATGGGTTTGTGCAACAGGCTCTACACTGAACAGAAATCGAAAACTATGCAAGATACCTCAATGGTGATCACAGGCATCGGTGTAATATCCGCTGCGGGAAACAACGTCGCCGAGACGCTCTCGTCCTTTGAGCTTGGGACGAGGAACGCGGGACCGGTGACTCTCTTCCCTACAATTTTGAAATCTCCGGCCTTTGAAGTGAAGCATCTTCCGGATGCATATTATCTGGAAGGGTGGCGGACATTGAGCCTTGCCCTGATCGCTGTTGATGAGGCGATGAAGGACGCGCGTCTTGCCGACCTTACGGGGTTCCGGGTGGGTGTCTGCATGGGAACGACCGTGGCGAGTCAGCTGAACGCCCTGCAGTTCTATAAAGCATACCGCGAGAACGGCGCGGCGCCGATGATATCAGTGGACAGATTTTTAAAGGGCAATCTTGCTGAATATATTGCGCGCAGGATCGGGGCGCGGGGCCCGCAGATCTCCGTGGTGAACGCCTGCTCTTCCTCGACCGACGCGATCGGCGTCGCGCTCTCCTGGCTCAAGGGCGGCCTGTGCGATATTGCGATCGCTGGCGGGGCGGATGAGTTGAACCACGTGCCCTATTGCGGATTCAACTCTCTCGGCATCGCCAATCCCGGTCTTTGCGCGCCCTTTGACCGGGACCGCAAGGGATTAAACCTCGGAGAAGGCGCGGGAGTCATGGTCATCGAAACCAGAGCAACAGCGCGCACGAGGGGCGTTGTATCACCTCTCTTTCTTTCAGGCTATGGCACATCGAGCGACGCCTATCATTTGACCGCGCCAAGTCCCGATGGTGTGGGTTTGAGAGCTGCATTGCATGACGCACTGGCGGAAGCGGGCATCGCACCCCGCGAGGTCGGATTTGTCAATGCCCACGGCACCGGAACCCATGAAAATGATCTGGTCGAAGGAAATGTGCTGGCGGACGTCTTCGGACAGGATCTCATCATGCTGTCGACCAAAGGGTTCACGGGACATACCCTGGGCGCAGCAGGAGGCATCGAGGCCGTGTTTACGGCGGCAGGACTTCGCGCAGGATGGGTTCCGGCCAGCGCGGGTTATCATACCAGGGATGAGGCCATCCCCATTTCTCCTGTGCGGGGAAAGACCGTCATCACCGGACGCTTCGCGCTATCCACTTCGCTGGCCTTCGGGGGCACCAATGCCGCGATCGTGATCGGACGGGAGAAAAACGCATGAAGATCTCCGGGATCGGCCTGATCTTTACGCAGGGTCTGGGCATAGAAAGTCTTGAGAAGGCCATGCAAAATGGATGGCAAAAGCCGGGTGAAGTGGCTGCTCATCCGGTCATGGGAGGCACGTTGCCGGCGTACCTGGTCGATCTTGCCACGGCGCCCGTTAAAGCGTTGTTAAAGAAAGTGCGGCGCTCGGATACGCTGAGCAAGATGTCCGTGGTCGCAGCGTCGGACGCACTGCTGAACAGCGGGATCGAGAATAGTGCCCGGAAAAAGATCGGCATCATCATTTCAACCGCTTTTGGTCCCCACGTGACCACGTTCGATTTTCTGGACGACATCCTTGACCACGGCGATGCTGCAGTATCGCCGACCACGTTTTCGAACTCGGTACACAATGCAGCGGCCTCCTATGTCGCAACCTCCCTGAACATAAAGGGTCCTACACTGACGATCTCCCAATTCCAGTTCTCGTTCCAGGCGGCGCTGCAGCTTGCGCAGGCATGGCTGGACCAGGGCCGCTGCGATCATGTCCTTGCCGGAGCAGTGGACCAGTACGGAGACGTCCTGGGGTATGTTTCCGATCATAAACTCACGACGGCGAAGGACGGAAGGATCAAACCCTTCACCTTCAATCCCACCTGTCAGGTCCCGGGCGAAGGCGCTGTTTTTTTTCTTTTAAGCAAGGGGAACGAGGGCAACGTGTATTGCGACATCAACGCTGTTCACACGGGCGACGATCCTGATAGAGGGAAGTCCGTCGATATCAACATCATCGATGCCGACGGCATGCTGCCCGACGAGTCCGCGTACCATTCGTCCCTGTCAACGGATATCCCGACAGCGGCCTATTCGCCGCTCTTCGGCAGCATGATGATCGGAAGCGCCTTCAATGCCGCGGCAGGCGCGCTGATGCTGAAACAGCAAACGCGCTACGCCGCTCCGGTGCTGGATAACCCTCAAGGGATCCGCCTTCTCACGGAATCCGGCAGCAGTCATATCGAATCGATACGCTGTATCGGGATCAACTGTTACGCTGACAGGTCGGTGATCTATTTATCAAAGGTGTGAGTTTAGTTTGGTGGTTGACCGATCAAATACTTTTCAAAATGGATAAAATCTAAAGAACATTACGACGGAGTAGCACGGATTGACACTGATTGAATAAAGCAAATGAAAAAAGCCTGATGTATTATCCGTGTTCATCAGTGTGCATCCGTGGTAAATATATATTATGGTTCCGGTTTGTACGGATTAGGATAGAGGTTATAAATAATCATGACCATACAGGAAATTGAAGATACCTTAATTCAGGGGATCGCTTCGATCACGAACCAGGAGGCATCGGCCGTTTCTCCTGATGTACCGTTCCACGATCTGGGGGTCGATTCGCTCGGGTTCATCGAGATCCTCGTGTTCATTGAAAAGACCTTTAAACTGCCGCTGATCGCATCGGACCTGACCAGGAAGGACTTTGAGACCATTCACGCCCTGGCTTCGTTCATCAGCGGAAAAGTGTAGTGTGGGAGCGGTCATGTTGGTGTCCAAACGCAAACGTTACCTCTCCGGTTCCGACTGGGTGATCAATACCTTCGATCATCTGATGAAGGCCTCGACCTGCGCGGGTAATATGTCGCAGGTGGTGCTCCAGTTCGATTCCCTGCTTGATGAGGATGAGGTCCGAACGCAGGTGAGCAGGTTCGCGGGCCGGTTCCCGGTATTGCAGGGAAGCGTAGGGCGGGACCTCAAACTTGCGCCTTACTGGAGGATACCCGCAAAAGGCGTGCACGAGGTCACGTTCGTTGTTCATCGCGTGGACGACCGGTCGTCAGACAATGCGTTCCCTCTTGCGCTCGCGCAGAGCGTGAATACGGCGTTTAGGGACGACAACGATCACCTCGCGTTTCATCTTTTCATCGGCCACGGGCGAAGCATGCTCGCCATGACCTTCGACCATCGCATCCTCGACGCACGCGGGGCAGAGCTGTTTTTGGACCTGTTCCAGAAGAGCCTGAAAAGGGGTGCACCCGAGGTGTCCGGGGATATTGCCTTTGTCTCTTCATCGGCCCTGACCCGATGGTCGAAAAGGTTCCTGGCAGGCAGGAACGTGAACCGCAGGATCATGATGCTATCGAAAACAGCAACACCGGAAGCCCTGCATCTTCCGTCCGGAAAAGATCGATGCTACCGTTATCATCTCCTTGCATTCAATGAAAAGGAGACTGCGGGCATTTATGAACGGGCATACACCGAGGCAGGGTATCTTATGGAATCGCCGTACCTGCTGTCCGTGATCATTCAAAGCATGCGCGAACTGTTCAAGAGCAGGCAGTTGACCGGCGCCAGCTACCTTATCCCCGTGACCATGGACCTGCGGCCCGGCCTGGACCCGCTGCAGGAAGTATTTTTCAACTACGTGTCGTACCTTTTTTACCAGGTTCCGGTCCTTGAGATCGATGACCGCAAAGGCCTCATTGCCCTGCTCAAGCAACAGATGTACGACCAGGTAAAATCGGGCTTTCCGAAAGACCTTGTGGAAGCGAGCTTGCTGACCCGCATCGCACCGTTGCCCGTGCTGGGGAAACTGCTGCACCTCCCGATGAAGGGGAAGATGGCAACCTTTGTCTTCTCCCATCTCGGGAAGAGCGCTTACCAGCATCCCGTGTTCATGGAAAAGCGGATCGCGAATATGTTTCACATGCCGCGCGTGCCCGTGCCTCCCGGGCTCGGGTTCTTCAGTAATTATTACAACAACCGACTCAACCTGGTGATCTCCTCTCTGGATGGGTTGCTGAGTGATGAAGATATCAGGATGCTCGAAGAGGGGATACGGGATCGATTCGGAGTTTCGAAGGCATCATGAATATTACCGGTGATGTTCTCGTGGTCGGCGCGGGTGTTGCCGGCGTTTCGGCAGCAGTGGCAGCAGCACGGGGCGGTTCGCGCACGATGCTTATAGAGAAGGAACGCTATCTCGGCGGTACCGGTACCGCGGGCATGTTCCAACATATCTGCGGCCTCTATCTGAATGGTGATGCGGCCCCGACAGAGACATTGAACCAGGGGCTCGCGCGCGAGTTTGCTGCTCTTCTGAGCGTGAAGTCGCCGCAGAGAACAATGAAAAAGATGGGCCGGGTGTACGTGCATCCGTATTCGAGTGAAGATCTGCAATCTGTGCTCACTTCGCTTTGCAGTGCTGAACAGAACATTACCGTACGGTATGATACCGCGGCAATCGCGGTCACGAAGCGGTCATCAGGGATCGAGAGCATCAAGGTCAAGGGTCCTGACGGTGAGCAGGTCATCTCACCGAAAATGGTTATCGACTGTACAGGAAGCGGAGAGATTGCAGCTCTGGCCGGTGCTGAATTCGACCTGTCCAGTCCGGAAGAACGTCAGCTGGCAGGCTTCACGCTTCACATAAAGGGCCTGCAGGGCGCCGATGATGCGCTTGCGCTCAAAGTCCCCTATCATCTTGCCCAGGCTGTGAAACAGGGGACGTTCTCGCCAACGGTAAGGTTTACGACCTTCAGTCCCGGAGATGCGATCACTGAGGGGTATTGCAAGATGAGCATTGACACTGAAGAGGGCCCGCGCAGGGAAGAACAAACGAGAAAAGAGGCCGCTGCAGTGCATGCCTATCTCGCATCGGTTATTCCGGCTTTTAACGGTTCCTTTATTGC
This DNA window, taken from Nitrospirota bacterium, encodes the following:
- a CDS encoding beta-ketoacyl-[acyl-carrier-protein] synthase family protein; this encodes MKPVIVSADMLTPYGRGTDACWKGLLSGQSALSRVSRFKTAAFHSDYAGIISGLRYHERESLVMQMLRTLFAGTAVPEDAKLMLATTKGEIDLLEQSMLENKGDVEEAIVSRLISKVAELTSAKGGGLVLSAACTSSAAAAAQAAAMVRNGHADCVLVVACDSVTEFIVSGFSSLMALDKQPARPFDRNRAGLNVGEAAAYALIMSEERAVREGRPVLGTIAGWGLSDDANHMTGPSRESEGLVLAIRKAFVSAGIRPADVGLIAAHGTGTVYNDQMEMRAFRAVFTDGPRPVYSIKGGIGHTMGAAGLVEMLIAQRALREGIVPPTVNLIEVDDDARGWASDRPQPVRSRSLALMTNAGFSGINTALVLDL
- a CDS encoding lysophospholipid acyltransferase family protein, producing MSQKKDIERKRGNRLGFWFFRTAVRIFGLRGTYGLLTIVCLYYLAFDHAAVAATKAYVRRRFPDHGVLRQLFDVYLLFVSQGKSLIDRFSVAAGAQEISLEIVGYEKIKALLADGQKGLILLTAHVGNWQVAMTALRGLGRTVYLMMRPEDNVAVKEALNIDSEKETVRIIYTDGAMGGVIEALKAINRGDIVSIMGDRTYGYGSVEASLLGGNVRFPYGAFSLASAAQCPVAVLLSAKVGATKHVTDVSHVIDPPAGKRGNKDAEIHACVQEFARVLEEYSVRYPYQWFVFRDMWKGNI
- a CDS encoding radical SAM protein, translated to MKIRLIYPKWPKLERQTEFHLPPHGPICFAATVPGDDELAFTDEHVEAINFDEKTDLVAISCMLTCQIKRGWEIADRFRARGIPVIFGGIGAMLHAEETRMHADSVFLGEAEGRFGQVLQDLKNNSLKKVYDYQWNFPDMSVVGPARRNILNRERYNYRGVQMVDLIHASRGCRFNCFCCCTPFLGGRKFRPRPIDDVVREVAAIDNNRLFFVDNSLAQNDQWEKDLFKALIPLKKKWVSHPIKDDDEILDLAAEAGCWYVYQAIFDTSDYIRKRVKRLQERGIGVEGTIILGMDEQDEDYVKRLVDFLLEIKLDLAEFTILTPFPNTPVRDALAKEGRILTNDWNQYTGGQVVYQPALMTPTKLQDLYYYAWDTFYEESSQNLKMAKLFLKVIEKEKADGTYRGASLRRRKWQQEEIAETAR
- a CDS encoding lipid biosynthesis B12-binding/radical SAM protein, coding for MKILLISANVTLSPYPLYPLGVSIIAAVLTKAGHTVHQADFLQQNNSLEAIGREVREFGPDLVGISVRNIDNVNLMHEQYYIQNVKDLVTTVRGASNAKVLLGGAGFSLIPELILKETGADYGIIGEGEVLAVEFADNAAKGIYPKERLIGSATRLPGAQISSALYDERLLEFYLHSGNIASIQTKRGCTYKCVYCTYPLLEGAVLRRREPRAVVDDIELLRDTFKTKYVFFVDSVFNDDEGAYLEVLVEMERRNINIPWTAFIKPGGLTDEIVARMKKTGFAAAEIGTDAACDTTLRKMGKSFTFDDVIACNELFERHEIAASHFFMFGGPGETEETVQEGIRNILALKKCVAFIFMGIRILPNTPLARLAIKEKLIAPDEGLLKPVYYLSPAVDKEWLEQTLTRAFADVRHCVFPPDKMDNSLQVLHKLGYTGPMWDLLLPGKKPRERIRHAAK
- a CDS encoding DUF2062 domain-containing protein — translated: MPQSSLLPRDRIWCAVPVYNNRETVRKVAKECRAILQHVVVIDDGSTDVDVAGLLAGLDVVVLKHGKNLGKGQAILTASRYVEDHGGLYLITIDADGQHVPRDIERLIPLIKEDEPGLIIGCRDFNTENVPASSRFGRAFANFWLKVETGLTVDDCQSGFRAYPVQYLNQLRFKGKRYDFEAEALARSAWAGLKLKPVPVSVIYPKPGDRVSSFKPFLDNLRLTGIHSMLVGRRLLPLPHKKLVRDLNAFDLSLWRHPGKVLKMLLLENATPVGLAMSGAIGMFLAVLPLLFVHTLVILYVSMRLNLNKVVSLNIQHLAMPPFIPALCIETGYYLRHGQWLTELSFRTVFEQFSSRLYEWFLGALIIAPLSAVIIGGVIFIAATVIKRVRCANVAKEGY
- a CDS encoding phosphopantetheine-binding protein, which encodes MEKNKEQELAAIRKDLKEMIVRDLSLEDIKPEDIKDDEVLFGEGLGLDSLDAVEIVVLLQRNFGMEVKNMDQGKEIFHSIDTMAHFVYDNKNKAS